The Coffea arabica cultivar ET-39 chromosome 2c, Coffea Arabica ET-39 HiFi, whole genome shotgun sequence genome includes the window GACCGCTGGTAAAACTGGAACCTCTGCTACCGAATGCTATGGCAATTAGTTAGCTGCACAACGGGTATGACAAAAGCAAAAATCGCATTACTCTCCTGTATCCTAAGAAGCAACTTTCTGTTTGGGGATGTACTTGATCTTAACACCCTTTTCAGAATTTGTTCTATTCTTAGCTTTAGTAATTCTGCCGGTAGACGAAATACGACCCACGTCAACTTCCCGGTTTTCAAAATCAAGAGCCGAAATGTCAATTTGATTTTCTGGAAGCCCGGGAAGATCGGACTCCTCCGAAAGCACCAGTGTCGTCACATGCTCCGCTGAGATAGCTTCCTTCCACCCTACATGCACATTACAAATACACTTATCTCACTTCCAAAAAGCAAAAGCGAACACGAGGACAAGATAATAATTGGAGGGCAATTATCATTCACCATATGAAACTGAAAATAGAGGATAAGAACCAAATTACAGGACCAACATACTCTGTGCAAGAAAAGCTTTGGCAGCCGCAGTGGAGCGCTGCAAACCTTGAGGCAGTGCCACCCCTTCATACACACAGGTCAAACCCTCCCTGCTTTGGCTATGATCATCATCCGAAGAGGATGACTGCAAACAACTACCATCAGAGGCAGTTCGATCCTCTAGCTTGTCAACCATAACACCGTCTTGGGCATCATGGTTGGCTCTTGGAACTGGTGATGGACCTCTTGAACCATGAAGACTCGCAGGCATCCAAAGTTCAGTGGCAGCTTCATTTAAACCAAGTTGATGGCTGTCGGAGTTAGCTGGTTCCTCCAAAACATTACTCTTATGTTTACCTTCCTCAGTACTACAACTGTAATGAGGTTCTCCTaaactgattttatttttccttaagATACAGTTTGTAACTGGTATAGATATAGAGCCAATAATCAGTTCACACTTGTTTTCATCTGATTTGTTTACTGCCTCCTCCAGTGTGGGTCTCAAGATCTCCTCATCATTGTCCACTTTAAGTTTCTTGGTCCACACTTTACTGCTGCTCACCACAGTACCTCGATCTTTGGCAGGGACAAGCTTTTGTACTGGTTCAAGTTTTGAAACTTGATGATTCTGATTACCATGAAAGCCACTTCTTCCAGCCCAATGGGATTTAGGCACCTGCCGCCACCGGCGACCGTTTACAGATACCATTGTGGGTTCTACATTTTGAACAAGACCTGAATCCAAATGGCCACTGCTCAAATCAAATTGAGCTTCAATGTCATTATTTTGTTCAGTACTAGAGAGCTGAACTGGCTCAAGGAAGGTGGTGCCATCATCTACAGTGCAAGGAGCATCAGGACTGGAATCAGGTGGAGAAGAGCTGCACATTTCTGCCAGAAAAGATCCCTCTGATGAAGTGGCATCAATCAAAGCCACTCCGTCCCCATTTGAATGTTCCCTTGCTTTCTGTTCCTTCTGCCTGagcttcttttgctttttcctttCCAACAGCTCAGCTTGCCTGTCATTTTTACAGGGTAAAAATTATCAGCAAAAAATAATGCCCAAAATTACTAGacttcaaaagaaacaaaagtgaaGTCAAAATTCTCCAAGTTTATATATGCATCTTTCACCAACAACATATCCAGATAATTCAAAAAGGCTCTAGTATCTGCAGATAAATATCATGAATATTTTTGCTCAAGCATTTATGATAAAATGACGTATCAGACTACTAGTGCCAGAAAAGTACTGCACAAGTTGCATTTGTTACAGGTATCAGATTATGTCATCATTTGTTGCATGATAAAATCAGTGGTTTCAAAATGGTCCTCCTAAGCATGAACCTAAGGTCCTAtctgtttttcttattttccccAAATTTCGCACTCAAAAGAGTgcacaaaaaaatgaaaacaaccCGCGCACAAGTTTGGTTTACCAACACCAGAATGAGAAAGGTCTGCATGTTTCGATGGCCAAAAAAATGATGAATAGTAAATGATGAATACAAGCATTCAAATAACCACAATCACCTTTTCTGAGCAGCTTCCTCCTCCTCCACAAGCAATTTCTGGCATCTCAAGGCCTCAACATCTTTGTCAGCAACCCATGCTTTAACCTATACAAGAAAGAATAGAGATACACAACGCATATTAGATTGGAGAGCAAGACGGATTCATAACATAGGTTTtaaacaaaaaccacacattaTCGCATCTTCCCTCTGAATTAAAGTGACTAGCACATGACAGTTCGAGCACACTGAGTAATGATGTCCAAAAAGATTGCGATATTTTATCATGATTGCAAGTGCTATTAAATGATgccatccaaatgtgatatgcACAGAACAAACAATCTCCAAAAGCATAATTCAACAGTAGATATGGGAAACGATGATGAAAAATCAACCATTAAATACAGAAAAAGTAAATACTTTACCAGCTTCAGTTCAAAAAGAAAGCTAGTGCAAGCAACTAAGTTCTTCAACTCAAAGGCAATTCTTCCAGGTTTCCCACCAAAAATATACTTTAGCACAGATTCAGCTGTGCCAGCACGTAAGAAAGTCCTCTCACTAGCATCATCAAGAATACTGAATAATTCCTGTGAGGATATAGGAAGCCTAGAGGATTTAGCATGAATGACATCCTGCAAGTTGTATCAGACAATCGATGTGATAGCTGTAAAGATAAAAGACAGAAATGGACACATAACTGTCAAGTCAAGCATATAGGAACAAAATGAAGGACATCAAAATTAAACTTTACCAGTAGGGTAGATCCAGCCTCGACATAAACCTGTGGAAGTGTCCAAACCCCTGGCTTGTGGAGAGATGCAGCCaatgatttgataactgaagtGCCAGTAACTTCCTATAACAGAGTTAATTACAAGAAGATATAGAAGTCTAGATAAAAATACAGAAGCAACAAGCATAGGTGTACAGTATTTATTGAAGCAATTACAAATATATAAAACCATCCTACCTTGTATTCCAAGGAACATTTTCAATTCCTAAACCATTAAATATTGAGTTTGTAATCAGCCACCTCACCTCTCCCCCATCAGTGCAAACAGATTTGGAGAAAAAAGTAAAAGCGAGAATACTGAACCATTGCAAAGAGTAAAGTAGGTATATTTAAAATATCAAGATTTTCCAGCACAGATATCCAAATTTGATAAAGTAAAAGACTTAAATATGAAGCTCGAAAATGAATATAGTATTGTTCCTATTGAATAAAGATAAATGGTGATTTTGGACTGACATAAGAAAAGCTATGGATCAAGCTCCCTCTCAGAGTAGCACCATTTACTCCAGCTTGAGAACAGGGATCTCAAGATACAGGGGCCAAAACATTCATGTTTCTCTTTTTTAACCAAAACTTTCCAAGCATATCACTCCCCATATACAAATCCAGAGGAGGCAATTCTCATGTTTTTTTTCTGAATCACCATCATTGCCAGTGCTTCAAGTTTGAAGTTTCAAAACTCAAAAGCCAAGAACCTGGCAATAATGGATCCAAACATGGTACATACTGATCTCATTAGACTTCAAGCATGTTTTATGACAAGCAACAATAAAGCCATAGTATGTTTGCTGACCATCTTTGGCTAAACACACAAATTTCAGAAGCAATCAGCAAAAAGAGAAACCAATAAAAgtcaaagctaagacaattagGCAGAAATGAACTTTTCATTGGTAGTTTTAAAAGCCCAGGGTTGTAGAGAATCAATAATAGAATTGTGAAACCAAAAAACCTACTTTCCTTAAAAGAGGACACGcaaacaagaaataaaccaaTTAAGAAAACAAGATAGCTATGCCGCCACCTTTAGAGTCACATCCCTCAATGATACAACTTCCTTAGCATCCTCCAGTGAGAGCTGCAAATAAGACGATAAAATTAACCAACTGCAGCTACTGGAATCCCTACAAAGAAACAATTGCAGATGATCTGCAACAAAATTGATTACCTTGTCCCAGAAAGCTGCCAACATATCTCTAATCTTATGAGATTCCTGAAAACAGCATAAAGAACAGCAAGACTATTGGCCCACAACCATAGAAAAGAACgttgtaaaaaataaaaatattaaataaaaaaaaaggagagaaacacCATAATATACAATATGATGTCGAGTATCATTCAAAGAGAAACCACCAGTAAACAGCAGTTATGGCACCAAAATCAGAAGCACATATAAAGAAGAAACCTTGTCAAAATTTAATGATCTGCGGTGCACTCTGATGTGCCTCCGATAGTTAACCGGTGAACAAAATTCCTGTGCGCACTTCTCACACTTCTCCATCTGAACCTTCAGAGGCTTCAGCAAGGGCCAACCAGGAAGCTCTGCCAGAATGTAGAAAAAACCAATGGATTGAGCTTCAAACACATCACTATATAGACATACTAAATGTAGTAAGGCTTATAGAATCAGATCCATCTGTTGCAAATTCCAATTACAAATGTCAGCATCGTGGTTCAGGCTAAATTTAAGTCTTAAAACGTATAACCTGAAAAGGGTTAAGACAACATTCAGGCCACTTGA containing:
- the LOC113725006 gene encoding uncharacterized protein isoform X1 is translated as MPVAKLSTGGTLDSMKSGDGNDSLDTVSRQTVGKEPHISLSRTGDIPVPWFQLLHELPGWPLLKPLKVQMEKCEKCAQEFCSPVNYRRHIRVHRRSLNFDKESHKIRDMLAAFWDKLSLEDAKEVVSLRDVTLKEVTGTSVIKSLAASLHKPGVWTLPQVYVEAGSTLLDVIHAKSSRLPISSQELFSILDDASERTFLRAGTAESVLKYIFGGKPGRIAFELKNLVACTSFLFELKLVKAWVADKDVEALRCQKLLVEEEEAAQKRQAELLERKKQKKLRQKEQKAREHSNGDGVALIDATSSEGSFLAEMCSSSPPDSSPDAPCTVDDGTTFLEPVQLSSTEQNNDIEAQFDLSSGHLDSGLVQNVEPTMVSVNGRRWRQVPKSHWAGRSGFHGNQNHQVSKLEPVQKLVPAKDRGTVVSSSKVWTKKLKVDNDEEILRPTLEEAVNKSDENKCELIIGSISIPVTNCILRKNKISLGEPHYSCSTEEGKHKSNVLEEPANSDSHQLGLNEAATELWMPASLHGSRGPSPVPRANHDAQDGVMVDKLEDRTASDGSCLQSSSSDDDHSQSREGLTCVYEGVALPQGLQRSTAAAKAFLAQRWKEAISAEHVTTLVLSEESDLPGLPENQIDISALDFENREVDVGRISSTGRITKAKNRTNSEKGVKIKYIPKQKVAS
- the LOC113725006 gene encoding uncharacterized protein isoform X2, with product MEKCEKCAQEFCSPVNYRRHIRVHRRSLNFDKESHKIRDMLAAFWDKLSLEDAKEVVSLRDVTLKEVTGTSVIKSLAASLHKPGVWTLPQVYVEAGSTLLDVIHAKSSRLPISSQELFSILDDASERTFLRAGTAESVLKYIFGGKPGRIAFELKNLVACTSFLFELKLVKAWVADKDVEALRCQKLLVEEEEAAQKRQAELLERKKQKKLRQKEQKAREHSNGDGVALIDATSSEGSFLAEMCSSSPPDSSPDAPCTVDDGTTFLEPVQLSSTEQNNDIEAQFDLSSGHLDSGLVQNVEPTMVSVNGRRWRQVPKSHWAGRSGFHGNQNHQVSKLEPVQKLVPAKDRGTVVSSSKVWTKKLKVDNDEEILRPTLEEAVNKSDENKCELIIGSISIPVTNCILRKNKISLGEPHYSCSTEEGKHKSNVLEEPANSDSHQLGLNEAATELWMPASLHGSRGPSPVPRANHDAQDGVMVDKLEDRTASDGSCLQSSSSDDDHSQSREGLTCVYEGVALPQGLQRSTAAAKAFLAQRWKEAISAEHVTTLVLSEESDLPGLPENQIDISALDFENREVDVGRISSTGRITKAKNRTNSEKGVKIKYIPKQKVAS